The DNA sequence TTAACCTTAAAACAATCCACTTAAGAGTGTTGATaaatattttgatctttttcctccttcccacaacccgattttattttatgtttttcttcagtCTATTTGAGATGTGCTCTGAGGACAGATAGCTGTCCTCTTCAGTTTCATACCTGTGGGACTGGGGTCCAGCAtttctctcaaatatttatcCCGGCTTAAGGTGCCCTCCTCATTTTAACGCAGAAGTGGTTCTCAGGCTCCTACAACTTTTGCTCTCCTTGGTTTAGGTCTGCACAAATACAGAGCATTTGTGTGCCTTAGTGACCCAGGGTCCTCAGGTAAGACAACTGGAACATGGAAAAAAGAGGAAGTTGTCTATCTGAAAGCAGAACAGTCCACTTGAAAATGAGGCCCACCCTGTCATACTTGTTCTTAGACAACCTGGCCTAAGGATAAAGgagtattttaaagaatattctgaGATTGGGGGTTTCACTGGGAGGCTtgcaacattttattatgaaaggaTCATAGAAAATCTTAACCTTTTATGTGATTCCCATAAGATGTCAGTGAGGTAGGAAGTGGGGTTACTACATCAAGGAAGTAAGCTTGGGAAAATGTGTGACTGGCTGTAGGTCACCCAGCAACTCCCTGGAGACCTGAGGTTGATACTCAGGGCTTCTCTCCCTACCACCCTTCCTTCTTGCCATCAGGTATTGAAAACCCCCATGTGGCAAACACTATTAGGAGTGGGGCTACAGTATTGAACATGAAGGATGGAGTTCTGTCTGCTTTGGGGTTTTCATAAAGGCCATACAGACATATAAGTAAAGAGATGGGGGACTGGGAGAGAAAAGATAAATCATGAACAGCAAACTGTCAGTACCATGCGATTTATTAACATAGACCCAAGTGAGAAAGTGACAGGTGGGAGTGAGGGATGCTCTAGACAGGAGAGTCAGGGAAGGCTGCTCCTAAGAGAAGTCATTTAAGCCAATCCAGTATTGTGAGGGGAGCAAAGCCCTCTAGGACAAGAAAATGACAGGTTGGGAGTTCCCAAAGCAGGAGTGGCAAGAAGCAGTCAGAGTTGTGATGCATGTGAGAGGTAGGACTGACAAGGGtgagggaagagaaggagcagGGTGAGTAGGGTGAGGGTCAGGTGTGGGAGGAGCAGCTGGTGGGATGGTGGTTGATGGCAGAGTTGGGGAAGCTTGGAAGATGCAGGGGGCAGCAGAGAATCCAGAGCCCAGTTTGACTATGTTAAGTCTCAGAGGCCCATTGGATATCCATAGGGAGGTGTCATTGGGCAGTTGAGTGACTGCAAGTCTGACACTAGGGAGAGAGGCCCAGGATGGAGATAAGGATTTGGGAATCATCAGCTTATAGAAAGTGTATAAAAtcacctcaaaaaagaaaagtaaagggaTTAGATGACTGAGTCCTGGGATAATAGACCATATAGAAGGAGGAGGCAGAAAAGGACACTGGAAGAAGTGCCCagtattaggaaagaaaaatcaggtaAGGGTAGTTTCActagagccaaaaaaaaaaaaaaatgtgttttagaaaTGGGCCAGGGCAACCATGTTGAATGCTGCACAGGGAGTATGGACAGTAAGGACCTAGTCCTGCCTACCACATCTGGCAGCAAGCTTATGACCTTGCTAAGAAgagtttcaggggctggggatgtggctcaaatggtagtgagcttgcctggcatgcgtgcggcctgggttcgagcctcgacaccacattcaaacaaagatgttgtgtccactgaaaactaaaaaataaatattaaaattctctctctcgcgctctctctctttaaaaaaaaaagaagaagagtttCAGTGGGTTGATGTGGGCAGAAATCTCAAttgatggagttgaagaatatgtTGATTTGTGGATTAGCATGGCAGATGGCCACAGATGAAAAACAAAGGCAATCACTAACTCAAGGGAACACAAAAAGTTGTTTTGAGATAGAAGGGTCATCATATTAACCACATGACTTGTTTCAGAAGGGTGTGGTTGCAACCAAACTGGTAGTGCTGCTCTAACCTTCATGACATTATTGTATGAAGGAGATGGTGGATAGAGGGTACATGTGATGGGGAGGGGTTAAAGAGCTGTCCTCCCTTCTTAAAAGATATCTGAATCAACATCAAGAGTTGAGGCATAGGGAATATAAGGTTGCAGAAAGCATGGAAAAGTCGTTTTGGAAGGTGTAATTACAAGGGAAGTGTAGTAGGAATGTGGATTTTCTGGGAGGTCCATATGACATGTGAGATGCTATATTTGAAATGTAATCAGTCAACAGTAAAGAGACTTTTCCCATTCACTGAAGGCTCTGAGTATTGGGTATTGGGGGAAGCAGGCTCTCTGGCATCTATTTGTACTTAGGAGGAGTTTGGGGTCTTCAATGGGGTCTGGTGTGTGAGATCAGTCTAAGAATGATGACCCTGACAGGCATGGCTGATGGAAACAGGGATGTCCTGGCCAGTCCCAGGGCTTGTGCCCCTCAGTCAGTTTGGCTTCATGTGTTTTCAGATGGTAACCTGAACCCAAAAGGCAGAGTGGGTAAGGTATGGGGCAAGGCACACATGACCTTGGCCTGTCTTACAACCCATAGAGCCTCAGACAATGGCTTTTAACCCAGCTTGTTTCCAGCCACAGGTGGAATGAAAATGTTCTTCCCGGCGTGACTTAGAAAACTGCTCTGtctggaaattttttttgtgtgtttttaagaaTGCCATTAATGATACAATACTACTATTAATTAACTGCACAATGGCACAAGCactttttttcaaacttttgcaTATTAAATATTCAGTGCCCACAACAACACTGTGCAGTGGCTACTGCTCTTCTTACTTTACACTAGaggaaagtgaggcacagagaagtcagTGACCTGCCCAAATCAGGATGCTCCAGTGCTTTCCCATGTCCTTGAGATAAGAACTGCTCAGCACTTCCTCTTGAAGTCTCTTCAAGACCCTAAGGGGTCATTTCTGTTGGCAGGTGTGGGAAGCACCCTCATGGCTACACTTCGCGGGGAAGAGGACTCCACACCACCGCCTGGAGTTTACTTGAAGTCCCCCAGTGCTTAAAGAAGCAGCCAAGAGCCTGTGGGGCCTGGGAGAGCTGGGGAGTGTGCATAGCTTGAGACACATGGTGGCCATCTTGGGCCCAAGACCAGGGCAGCAGGCAGCACTCCAGTGGCCTGGGGGAAGGGAGGCCTCAACCCCTTTATATCTGCCAGCCTGAGATTAGGAACACAAAGTTCTCTTCCTGGGCTGGGTCCATTGGTGTGGTTCCTTTCCCTTCACTGGAGGCCCAGAGTTCTTAGGATCCCACTTCCACCCTGACCTGACATGGAACTTGCCCTCGGGTCTTGATGGGGGTTGGAACAGAAGGCTGTCAGTTCCCATGGGGCTCTCCTTGCACCTGTGGACCTTACAGACTCTGGAGTTCTTGCTCCCCACAGTAGCTCCCCAACCCATGTTCCTGACTGGGAGGACTGTGATGGGGGACATGTCACCAAGTTGCCACCAAGGCCCACAGTCTCAGGGTCTTAGTCCCTTTACCTTGCTCTCTAGAGTCTTGGTGTGGTAGGAGTGTCCAGAGCTTCCACCAGAAGATTGCCACCCACACTGTCACCTGTAACCTTCCCTTGACTCCATGACTGTGGCTGCCTTGCTCAAGAGGTTGCAGATAGGAATTCCCTTTCCCAAGTCCTCTAACCTGGCCACCTTTGCTATGTTGTTCCCAGGAATTTGTCCTTTTGCAGGAATAATGTGATTGTCCCCTGCATCACCACTCCTGTCTGGAGCCTTACCCTGCTCTGAACAAACCAGCCCCTTGGGCCTCTCTTCCCCCTCTATAAGGGCTGTGTTAAGTGGAAGAGGTCATTTGACCCCCAGTCTCCTCTGGGTGCCAGAGTGCTCAGATGGTCTCTGGGTAACCCCCAGTTTGTCCCTCTCCCAGAGATTAGAGAGTTGTATTCACAGTTGCGGCAGCTCCTGTCACACTATGGCCAATGACATTCCAGtggcctgcctccctcctccaccatctTCTGCACTGAGTCCCACGTGTGTCCCTAGACACATGAATCACTGCTGATGGCTTGGGACCTGGTTGCTGAGGGCTCCTGGGGAGCCACTGGGGAGGGGGGATGGCAGTCACGTCACCTCTGAAGGAACACCTGCGGACATAAATAGGCAGCCTGCCAAGGCAGCAGCACACAGCCAGCCCAGCAGCTCTGCACACTGCTGTACTGCGAGCGCCAGGATGCCCGACACCATGCTGCCCGCCTGCTTCCTCGGCCTGCTGGCCTTCACCTCTGCTTGCTACTTCCAGAACTGCCCGAGGGGTGGCAAGAGGGCCATGTCCGACCTGGAGCTGAGACAGGTAGCACCATGGCCCATCTCAGGGCTGCTGGGAGTGGGCAGTCCCCAGGACTGTAAGGGGCTAGGAAGGAGGGAATCCTTGGGAGAAGCCAGTCTTAAGGGGAGAGACAAGGCTGGGCAGAAGGGCCATCAGGCTAGGTCAGAAGGGACCAGGCTGCTGGGCAAGTTGGGAGGAGCAGAAGGGGCTGTTGGACATAGACCCTAACTAGACAAGGGATGTAGGAAAGAGATGCTTCCCCAGTAACTGGGCTTGGGGCTGGATCAGGAAGAATGTGGTGGGGAGGTCTCTGATCCTGTGGGGTCCTCTCATCCAGACTAGCTGAAGGATCAGAGGCTCTGTCCCACCTGCAATCCCAGGCCTTCCCCCACCCAGTACCAGCTGTTCTCAGCCACAGGTGGTTGACCCCACACACAGATGGCCATTGATCTGAGCTGGCCTGAGCAGGAGGACCACCCAAGCATCCTGTAAGGAAGTTCTGCTTGGTGTCTAGCCCAATTCTCTAGTGTTGTGTGTTCAGCGGATTCCTTTCTATTCCAGTTGTGGCAGAGCTGATGGAAATTTGATATCCATACTCAATTCTACCCAGGTCACAGGTGGCTCCATGTTGAACTGTAGAATAAGTGAGGCTGGGCAGATGGGTTTTTCTCCTTTTGAGGAATCAGGTGTCCCTGCCCTCCTTTAGAGCTCACACCCCTGACACCCACCTAACTGGCCATAGTTTGGTGACCAGAGAGTTGCCCCTGTTGAGTGTTAGTGGTGGGTTGCAAGGGCAAGGTCAGAAAATGGGATGAAGGGCCAGGATGTGCTCTGAATGATCCAGAGGGCCACAAGGCATAAGGACCAAGCTTGAATAATGGGGCAGGAGGAAGGTCTGGAATGAGGATGGAGTGGGCAGATGACTAAGGGGTGCACAACTGCAATGACCCAGAGCTGAAGAGTAAGATGACCTGCTCCTATAGCCCCTCCAATAACTGCAGGGAGGTTGCTGAGGGCTATTACTGAGAGCTGTCTTCAGTCCATAGAAAACCTGAGTTTAGTAGACTGCTCACAAGCTCTTGACCAGTGTCAGGCACAGACAGCACCCCGGCACCTGCAGCTCCCATGGTATCACGCACACTCCcaagccctggaccccagaatcTGCCTCTTGGGGTCCTCCACCGTCCTCACCGCTTGTCCCCTCCCGCTCACCCTCTCGGTTCCCCGCAGTGCCTCCCCTGCGGCCCCGAGGGCAAAGGTCGCTGCTTTGGGCCCAGCATCTGCTGCGGGGACGAGCTGGGCTGCTTCGTGGGCACAGCCGAGGCGCTGCGCTGCCAGGAGGAGAACTACCTGCCGTCGCCCTGCCAGTCGGGCCAGAAGCCCTGCGGGAGCGGGGGCCGGTGCGCGGCCGCCGGAGTCTGCTGCAACGAAGGTGCGCGCTTTCAGGAGGCAGGCGGGGCCGGTCGGGGGACGGGGGGACACTGAGGTCGAGGCCCCTGATCTGTGCCCAACCCCGGGGAGCCCGCGCTCACACTGTCCTTTTCCGCAGAGAGCTGTGTGAGCGATCCAGAGTGCCGCGAGGGCTTTGGCCGCCGAGCCCGCGCCAGCGACCGGAACAACGCCACGCAGCTGGACCGGCCCACGGGGGTCCTGCTGCTGCGGCTGCTGCAGCTGGCGGGGGCGCCCGAGCCCGCCGAGCCCATGGAGCTCGCCAAGCCCGGCGCTGACTAAGCCGAACCCTCCCGCTGCCCTGCCCCCGCCCTCCCGCGACAGCCCCTGTGGCACCGAAAATAAATCTTTGTAAATGCACTCGAGTGTCTGTCTCAGTCTCTGGGCCCGGGAGGAAAGACGAAAATGGGTGTGGCGCGGACCCAGGTCCCGACCCAGTCAGTTCCTGCCCCGCGGTCGAGGGCAGATCCTCCCCAAAGAAGGGAGAGATGCTATAGAGGAAGCGATCCTGGAAACGGAAGAGGGAAATGTAAAAACAGAGGACAGGGCCACCTAGGGGAAGGCGGAGGGAAAAGGCTAGAGGCAAAGGATGACCCTGGAGATGGTGGGCTGGGGATTCTCCAACTGGGACAAAGAAGTAAAGGCAGGCAGGGAGAAGACGTGATGGGCAAGAGAGACTGAGACAGGGAAGGCAGATGAACAGAGAGACGCAGAGGCTAGAGAATGAAGGAAGAGTGAGAAAGGCAGAAGGGGACAAGCCAAGGGCCACTATCAGTACCCATTTTCATTCTGGAGACTAGGACAAAAAGCTTAGGAGACACGAAAGTCCCCAATTCCCAATGCAAGATCTACTTCATCCTAGTAGGGAGAAGTCCTCCTGCCATCTCTGCAGGTGGACCCACCATTAGGGACTTTTTACAGAGTGGCAGGCAAACCCCAGACCCAGACCACCATTCACACACTCCAAGAAAGAGGAAAGCAACTGCTATGGGCGTGCCTGTGACTCTTGACCACAATCAAATGGCTCCATGAGAAGCACATTCAGAACAGCAGCTGCCCAGAGAAACACACAGGGTTCGTGATGATAGACAGGCACAAGTGTCCACACACTTAGTTGCACTCAATCTGACTGCCCTTTGACACACTCAGCCTCAGGGCAAAGATGTCACCAGCACTTGGCCCCTGCCCCTACATTTCTTTCTGTCCCTTCACCTCCCTTCTCCCTATGCATCAGCTCCTTGGCTCTCTCTGGCTTCTCTCTCAGGCCCCTCCATCTCCCACTTGCCTCCAGTGTCTTCTCACCTCCTCATCACctcctatttttctccttttgttcctCTGCTCTCAGTATCTCCTCCTTGGGCTCTCCTGCTCCAGGCCTGGGGGCCACAGGAGGTTGCATTTTCTTGGGGATCCTCTGTCAGAGGATGGTCTGCGAGACTGAGGCCTGGAGGGATCCCAGGCAGAAAGAAATCACTCTAaatgctgcccccccccccataaccAAGTCTTTGGCCAGATCCTGTGACCCAAGCAGCCCAGCCTGggtcagccctggacagatgtgCCCTGGCCAGTTGAAGCTCTCTTGCTGTCTCCTCAGAGATTCCCGTGTCCCACCCCTGACTTGGCCCTGGCATCCTGTGCAGTGAAGGCACTCAGTGAGACTGGGTGAAGCTGGGTAGGTCGGGGGATAGGCCAGCTCCTGTCCCTGCTTCTTCTCTGTGAGGCTCTGCCCCCAGGTAGGCTAGGGCCTGGGCAGGGCTAGACTTCACAGGAATCTGTTAACCTCCAGTCAGAAGAGGGTGGAAGAGCAGGTAGGTGGCTTGGCTGTCCTGGATCCAATGCCTGGTGCTGGTGTCTGCACTAGGGACAGTTTCACAGCGAGATTCAGACCCCTCCTCTTCCTAGGCACAGTCCCAGAGACTCCTTTTCCACCACCTGTCTTCAGAACAGTCACATGCCCACCTCTGAGAAGGAGTCACCTCTGCCTACTGCCAACTTgctccatttttcttcctttcctgagCCTCATGACCCAGCTGCAGAGTCAGTTGGGGGAAAACCCACAAGTGTCAGGTAGCTCTTGCTCTGTCTCTTCAGTCTCTCCAGGGACAGAAGAGCTCTGTCAGCATGTGACAAATGTCAAGAGTTAAGGAGAAGTGTCCAGGTCTCCACACTTGTGAGTTCATAAAATTGAAATGtgagcatctttttaaaattctcccaATGGGGCATGGTGGTGCTGCCTCTAATCACAGCTGCTGGGGAGACTGAAACCGAAAGGTCTAAAGTTTGAGGTCAAtttaggtaacttagtgagaccctgtattaaaaaaaagaaggagaaaaatcttGGTGAGTCTCAACAAAGGTTATTTGATTACcttgatattttcatataaataattttatatttaatcagcttccattgtgtgtgtgtgcgtgtgtgtgtgtgtgtgtgtgtgtgtgtgtgtgtttgccttttctgttttctgtttttgtagtGTCAagcatggaacccaggcctccctTGGGCTAGACCTGTGCTCTGCCTCTGAACTCCATCTTTAGCccttgtttgtgttttctttaagtGTTTTCTGTCCTTTGTTATTTTGGGTTTCTCCTTCATGTACGTTTGGGCTTTCTCTGTTGATTTCTCACCAATCTCAAGTTCAATATTTAGCTTATTAAGAAACAGGCAGAgtctgggggtggagctcagtgggagAGGGTCTGCATACACCAAGCCTGGTCCCCTCCCCAGCACAGAAGGATCAAAGAAGCACTTCTTGCTTTCCCTTCATACCTAAAGCTGTATGCTTTCCTCTGCGTCCTGCTTTCCTCCTTTGACCTTCAGGGTTTTCCTCCCCCAGGTTCTGAGTTCCTAGTGGCTGGTGATAACCTGAAGATCACCATGCTCACCCAAGGGCTCTTTGTAATAGTTGTATAGAGTGTGGCCACATgagccttttcttcttttgtcatcTTTAATTTTAAGCGTTGAGATTAGAGAACATCATCTGTACAGTGTCGATTCTGTACCAATTGACTTCTTTGGTGGCTTGTCCATGgttgtatttttgtatttcatgtgtCTCTCATCCCAACTCACAGATTGTCTGGCTTTTCGGTATGTTTTCTAGATATTTGTTAGTTCAAAGTTTTAAATGGTGTTATTAAAGTCTTGTATATCTTTGCTCATTTCATCAAATTGATGTTTGCGAGTATATGTTGAAACACTCCAAATAAATTATTGGCTGGTGGTGGGGCAGCTGCTCAGTGGAGAGCAGCTGCTGAGACTGCGTGAAACTTGGGGTTTGTcctcagcaacagcaacagcaaccAAAAAAAGCAGTTTTCCCTTTCTTTGTCATTGTTCTCTCAGTTGTTGCTTGATCTGTATTTTCAGGCACATTGCTAAATACAGATGTGCTCATagtatctttttgatgtgttgttgtttttacctGCATGTAACAATCACATGTCCCTAATGATCTTTCTCCTTGATTATGTTTTGCCGAATATCAACATTTGTCCCCTGTATTTCTTTGGCTTTTTCTTTGGATGACATGACTTGCCCCATTCGTTGTGGTCaggtctttttctatttcttcttttcttttgtttgatgctgtggatggaacccagggtctcactggtgctaggcaaggactctcacactgagctacactcccagtccttccttttatattctcctctctctctctctctctctctctctctctctctctctctctctcaaagatcTAAggttgtaatttattttttaatatttatttttttagttttaggtggacacaatgtctttatttttatgtggtgctgaggatcaaacccagggcctcatgcatgccaggccagtgcactaccacttgagccacatccccagtcctctctcTTTTGATAAGGGGTGTCACTGCATTGTCCAGGCAGGTCTCAAAACTGTGGCCTCAAGTGAACCTCTTGCCTCTGCATCCTGAGTAAATGGGGCTGACGACAAGCAGAGTCCCCGACACCTGgctttctgtttttgtattttttcttttcaggtaaaATTTACATAGGGTAAGATTCACTGTTTTTGGTGTAGATTTCTGTGAGCTTTGATAAACATATTCATTTTAGTAACTTCCCAACCACAGTCAATTTGTAAAGAGTGCCATCTCTCCCCCACTCCAAGCTCCAAACTACAATTTGTCCCTAAATGCCATGTGCTAGAGACTTAGTCCCAGGCTTAGCACTCTTGGGAGGGGGTGGAAACTCTAAGAGGTGGGTCTTATGGGGGTTCTTCCTTTCACTGAGACCtgctcttgaaggggatattgggacccagcccctcttcttcctctcattGTTCCTGGCCATGAGGGGAATGACTTcacctcttcttctcctccccaccATGATGACTTCCTGGCCATACATCCAAGAGCATTTGGACAACCAACCACAGATGGAGATCAGttaaaaacatgagccaaaataaactttctctctttGGAAGTTGATGATGTGAGGAATTTTGTCACAGTAAGTGAAAGCTGACTGATACACTCCTGGGTTCCAGGGGGCCTTAGAACTTTCTCAACTTTCCTCAAATACCTATTTGTGCATGTCACAGTCATCACCATGGTTGATCTGAATGGGACCTCCATTTCTCCTATGAGTCAGCTTTCCATGACAAAGCCTCTCTGGTGCTCACAGGACGTGGTATAAGGAGAGGAATGAACTTTCATAGTCCCAGTAGCCATCATGGTCGGGTTTGGTGTTGGCCTCAGGTTTTCCACAACCCTATCTCTGATCTTTTTCAGATATCTTATCAATAACAGTCTTGTTtacatgaaatgaaaattttattcaagTACACAAGAGGGAACAAATTACATGACCAtagtataacatttatttttactttgggtTACTGGGAATTGTGATTGTATTCAGGGTCACTTTATCATTGAGatacagccacagccacaggtttaatttttttatttttttatttttatttttttttgagtaacaggtttactaagttgctgaggttgctgctaaattactgaggctggtctcaaacttgcagtcctcatGCCTCAGagtcctgaatagctgggattacaagtgttgGCAACTGCTCCTGGCTGcttgattttataatttgaacacatttttccagttttcagcTCAACAAACAGGGTATGATCAGCAGTACAGAAGTCCCCAACATCCCTTCATGTCACTGTGCCACCCTAGAACTGCAACACCATAGATTAgttgtgtataattttttaaaatatatttttttagttgtagatggatgcaatatctttattttatttatttatttttatatgatgctgaggatcacatagccccagccccagccccagttttgtCTAATTGACTCAGACAATCTTCACTTTTCAGTGCCAAAACAATTGATTGGTTAACTTAAACCATTGAGTCTTCAatagtatgtatattttttttctctaccctgTCTTTGAACACCACACATTATTgttccttatatttcttttgcttcctatttTGAAGACACAGCTTCTTCCATTCTTTGCTTACACCATTAATTAGTTCTGACTATTTTTGTGATtgttaaaaaatcttaaattccCAGAAATAAACTAacaatttgttaattaaaaatctCTATGTATAAACCTGATTGTACAACCAATGTGATTcagcaacctgtacactcagaaaaaggaataattataccccatttgatttaaatgtatgatatgtcaagatcacagtacttcatgtgtaactaataaaaaataatctacagTCCtccaaagtatatatatatttttatgtttccccTCTGTTTTGAGCCCCACACATAATTTTCCATTACTGTTGGGGTGTTGGGTTCTTTCTTGATGGTTTCCCCACTTTCTCTAGTAtgtggaaaaaacaacaacaaagaaatggTACATTTTATTAGTCATTAAGTTATAGtttgtatatttaattaattgattaatattTGCAGCTTTAccaatggaacccagggcctcccctgtattaggcaagctctccaccagTGAGCTACACTGTacccaacatgttttttttttttttctttattagacaATGAATGATCTGCTTCTCTTGGAGTAGGGTGTGGGCATAGACCTTCTGAACTTGTTGTTTCTGGTATGTGAGAAAAACCATAGAAATGGGaagatttatttgtatatttgtttatttctgctgGAGATGGAATTAGATGCTcccatgttagacaagtgctccagCACTGACCTAAAATCcatgttttatctatttatttattttgggtactggggattgaacccaggggtgctgtatcactgagctacatccccagtccaacttttgtgttattttgagacagggtctcactgacttgctgagggtcttactaagttctAATGTGAGCTTCAAACTTCTGAATCTCTTTCCTCAtcctccaagtcactggaattataggtgggcaccattgcacctggcaggcatgttttatttaatatttactttttagttgtatttggacacaatatctttattttatttatttttatgtggtgctgaggatggaacccagggtctcgaacgtgctaggcgagtgctgtactgctgagccacaaccccagcccagcatgtTTTACTTTTAACAATGAACCATCTGCTCCTCTTATTGTGGAGTAGGCTGTGAGCAGGGCCTTCTGAGGTTATGGACAGCTTCATGGGCAGGTGAATGAGGAGTGTTCTGGGAGAGAGGGATGGGCTTTTATCTGATC is a window from the Urocitellus parryii isolate mUroPar1 chromosome 6, mUroPar1.hap1, whole genome shotgun sequence genome containing:
- the Avp gene encoding vasopressin-neurophysin 2-copeptin, whose translation is MPDTMLPACFLGLLAFTSACYFQNCPRGGKRAMSDLELRQCLPCGPEGKGRCFGPSICCGDELGCFVGTAEALRCQEENYLPSPCQSGQKPCGSGGRCAAAGVCCNEESCVSDPECREGFGRRARASDRNNATQLDRPTGVLLLRLLQLAGAPEPAEPMELAKPGAD